In Arthrobacter sp. QXT-31, one genomic interval encodes:
- the sufD gene encoding Fe-S cluster assembly protein SufD gives MTAEITTEKARIGAPSIAGFTEEGEALVPAKVDHSHNHGVTVMSSRAERLTSFDVADFALPTGREEEWRFTPVRGLANLLSDAATDGDAAAFTVEAPEGYVRGTLAQGAAPRGSVLTPADRAAVVASANTDEALHVVIPAEAEPAEPVRILVNGAGAGRRSNAHFVLEAGANSRSVVIVEHTGAADHNGNLEVIVGEGAQLTVISVQLWEDDARHLGQHDAQVGKDAVYKHIAVSLGGSVVRLNSNVRFSGEGAEAELLGLYFADAGQHLEHRSFVDHNVANCKSNVLYKGALQGKNAHTVWVGDVLIQKQALGTDSYEKNQNLVLTDGCRADSVPNLEIETGLIEGAGHASSTGRFDDEHLFYLMARGIPEDVARRLVVRGFLNEIIQQIKVPALEERLTEEVERELAANEN, from the coding sequence ATGACTGCCGAAATTACTACTGAAAAGGCCCGCATCGGAGCTCCTTCCATCGCCGGGTTCACGGAGGAAGGCGAGGCGCTGGTCCCCGCGAAGGTGGACCACAGCCACAACCACGGCGTCACCGTCATGTCCTCGCGCGCCGAGCGGCTCACGAGCTTCGACGTCGCCGACTTCGCGCTGCCCACGGGCCGCGAAGAGGAATGGCGCTTCACCCCGGTCCGCGGACTGGCCAACCTGCTGTCCGACGCCGCAACGGACGGCGACGCTGCAGCGTTCACCGTGGAAGCTCCCGAAGGCTACGTCCGCGGAACCCTCGCACAGGGTGCCGCCCCGCGCGGCTCGGTCCTGACCCCGGCCGACCGGGCCGCCGTCGTCGCCTCCGCCAACACGGATGAGGCCCTGCACGTGGTCATCCCGGCCGAGGCAGAGCCGGCTGAGCCGGTCCGCATCCTGGTCAACGGGGCGGGCGCAGGCCGCCGCTCCAACGCACACTTCGTGCTGGAGGCGGGTGCCAACTCCCGCAGCGTGGTCATCGTGGAGCACACCGGTGCCGCCGACCACAACGGAAACCTGGAAGTGATTGTTGGCGAGGGCGCGCAGCTGACCGTGATCTCCGTGCAGCTCTGGGAAGACGACGCCCGCCACCTGGGCCAGCACGACGCCCAGGTGGGCAAGGACGCCGTCTACAAGCACATCGCCGTTTCCCTCGGCGGTTCCGTGGTGCGCCTGAACTCCAACGTCCGCTTCTCCGGCGAGGGCGCCGAGGCCGAGCTGCTGGGCCTGTACTTCGCCGACGCCGGCCAGCACCTGGAGCACCGGTCCTTCGTTGACCACAACGTGGCCAACTGCAAGTCCAACGTGCTCTACAAGGGCGCCCTGCAGGGCAAGAACGCGCACACCGTCTGGGTTGGCGACGTCCTGATCCAGAAGCAGGCGCTGGGAACCGACTCGTACGAGAAGAACCAGAACCTGGTGCTCACCGACGGCTGCCGGGCAGACTCCGTGCCCAACCTCGAAATCGAGACGGGCCTCATCGAGGGTGCCGGCCACGCCAGCTCCACGGGACGCTTTGACGACGAGCACCTGTTCTACCTGATGGCCCGCGGCATTCCCGAAGACGTGGCCCGCCGGCTCGTGGTGCGCGGCTTCCTCAACGAGATCATCCAGCAGATCAAGGTTCCGGCCCTCGAAGAGCGCCTGACCGAGGAAGTCGAGCGCGAGCTCGCCGCCAACGAGAACTGA
- the sufB gene encoding Fe-S cluster assembly protein SufB, producing the protein MTDQLSEKKVAEPGVIAEILEKNPELHGIGNYEYGWADKNDVGANARRGLDEDVVRDISAKKNEPEWMLDLRLKGLKYFDRKPMPTWGADLSGIDFDNIKYFVRSTEKQAASWEDLPEDIRNTYEKLGIPEAERARLVAGVAAQYESEVVYHQIREDLESQGVIFLDTDTALREHPEIFQEYFGTIIPVGDNKFASLNTAVWSGGSFVYVPKGVHVDIPLQAYFRINTENMGQFERTLIIADEDSYVHYIEGCTAPIYTSDSLHSAVVEIVVKKGARVRYTTIQNWSNNVYNLVTKRAICEEGGTMEWIDGNIGSKVTMKYPAVYLTGEHAKGETLSIAFAGEGQHQDTGSKMVHIAPNTKSSIISKSVARGGGRAAYRGLVQVREGAKHSANTVRCDALLVDTISRSDTYPYIDIREDDVQLGHEATVSRVSEEQLFYLMSRGMREDEAMAMIVRGFIEPIARELPMEYALELNRLIELQMEGSVG; encoded by the coding sequence ATGACGGACCAACTATCAGAGAAGAAGGTTGCCGAGCCTGGTGTTATCGCTGAGATTCTGGAAAAGAATCCCGAGCTGCACGGCATCGGCAACTATGAGTACGGCTGGGCCGACAAGAACGACGTCGGCGCTAACGCCCGCCGCGGCCTCGACGAGGACGTGGTCCGCGACATCTCGGCCAAGAAGAACGAGCCGGAATGGATGCTCGACCTCCGCCTGAAGGGTCTGAAGTACTTCGACCGCAAGCCCATGCCCACCTGGGGCGCGGACCTGTCGGGCATCGACTTCGACAACATCAAGTACTTCGTGCGTTCCACCGAGAAGCAGGCCGCTTCCTGGGAGGACCTGCCCGAGGACATCCGCAACACGTACGAGAAGCTGGGCATCCCGGAAGCCGAGCGTGCCCGCCTCGTGGCCGGCGTCGCCGCCCAGTACGAGTCCGAGGTTGTCTACCACCAGATCCGCGAGGACCTCGAGAGCCAGGGTGTCATCTTCCTTGACACCGACACCGCGCTGCGCGAGCACCCGGAGATCTTCCAGGAGTACTTCGGCACCATCATTCCGGTGGGCGACAACAAGTTCGCCTCGCTGAACACGGCCGTATGGTCCGGCGGTTCCTTCGTGTACGTGCCCAAGGGCGTGCACGTCGACATCCCGCTGCAGGCCTACTTCCGCATCAACACGGAAAACATGGGCCAGTTCGAGCGCACGCTGATCATCGCCGACGAGGACTCCTACGTCCACTACATCGAAGGCTGCACCGCGCCGATCTACACCTCGGACTCGCTGCACTCCGCCGTCGTCGAGATCGTGGTCAAGAAGGGCGCCCGCGTCCGCTACACCACCATCCAGAACTGGTCCAACAACGTGTACAACCTCGTGACCAAGCGCGCCATCTGCGAAGAGGGCGGCACCATGGAGTGGATCGATGGCAACATCGGCTCCAAGGTCACCATGAAGTACCCGGCCGTTTACCTCACGGGTGAGCACGCCAAGGGCGAGACCCTGTCCATCGCGTTCGCCGGCGAAGGCCAGCACCAGGACACCGGTTCCAAGATGGTGCACATCGCGCCGAACACCAAGAGCTCCATCATCTCCAAGTCCGTTGCCCGTGGCGGCGGACGCGCGGCCTACCGCGGCCTGGTCCAGGTCCGCGAGGGTGCCAAGCACTCGGCGAACACGGTCCGCTGTGACGCTCTGCTGGTGGACACCATCAGCCGCTCGGACACCTACCCGTACATCGACATCCGCGAGGATGATGTGCAGCTGGGGCACGAGGCCACCGTCTCGCGCGTTTCCGAAGAGCAGCTCTTCTACCTCATGTCCCGCGGCATGCGCGAAGACGAAGCCATGGCCATGATCGTGCGCGGCTTCATCGAGCCGATCGCCCGCGAGCTGCCGATGGAATACGCCCTCGAGCTGAACCGCCTCATTGAACTCCAGATGGAAGGATCCGTCGGTTAA
- a CDS encoding helix-turn-helix transcriptional regulator, protein MYSMTSTTSAPLAGQGAPTGALRGGKRAALASVPAAADSDERTRDRVLSAVLEHGPVSAAELGDLLGFTPAAVRRHLDHLSRAGVIEVKRVARAGAGAGRPARRYVLSSQGQSSLGDDYLNIATLALKQLGAVAGDEAVRRFAVERFAEMERRYAPEVEAAGTDITARAQALSAALSRDGFVASTATIEAKAPLPAALSSVQLCQGHCPIQQLATQFPVFCDAETEMFSRLVGVDVRRLSTLARGGHVCTTHIPTGRPALTVASAAGDTPDTLDEVSNHLQERP, encoded by the coding sequence GTGTATTCCATGACCAGCACCACTTCCGCGCCTTTGGCCGGGCAGGGCGCGCCTACCGGTGCGCTGCGCGGTGGAAAACGTGCTGCCCTGGCGTCGGTGCCGGCCGCAGCCGACTCGGATGAGCGCACGCGCGACCGCGTCCTCAGCGCCGTCCTGGAACACGGGCCGGTCAGCGCCGCGGAACTGGGCGACCTGCTCGGGTTCACTCCGGCCGCCGTCCGCCGCCACCTGGACCACCTCTCCCGTGCAGGCGTGATCGAGGTCAAGCGTGTTGCCCGGGCAGGCGCCGGAGCCGGCCGACCCGCCCGCCGCTACGTCCTCAGCTCCCAGGGCCAGTCCTCACTGGGCGATGACTACCTGAACATTGCCACGCTGGCGCTCAAGCAGCTCGGCGCGGTGGCGGGGGACGAAGCCGTCCGCCGGTTCGCCGTCGAGCGTTTTGCGGAGATGGAGCGCCGCTACGCCCCCGAGGTAGAGGCGGCCGGAACCGACATCACCGCCCGTGCCCAGGCACTGTCCGCCGCCCTGTCGCGGGACGGCTTCGTCGCGTCCACGGCCACCATTGAAGCGAAGGCTCCGCTGCCCGCGGCGCTGTCCAGCGTCCAGCTGTGCCAGGGGCACTGCCCTATCCAGCAGCTGGCCACCCAGTTTCCCGTGTTCTGCGACGCGGAAACAGAAATGTTTTCGCGCCTCGTCGGTGTCGATGTCCGCAGGCTTTCCACGCTCGCCCGCGGGGGACACGTCTGCACCACCCACATACCCACAGGCCGTCCGGCCCTGACGGTGGCTTCGGCCGCCGGTGACACGCCGGACACCCTGGACGAAGTATCCAACCATCTGCAAGAAAGGCCGTGA
- a CDS encoding ABC transporter ATP-binding protein: protein MRSPKSPVLTIDGLIKDVGPLPALDGKMLRVVSDVSLVAGRGEVTALLGANGAGKTTTIECAQGLQKRTGGSITLLGADPGTASAELRARVGVMLQDGGLPPSARPIPLLRHIAGMYRNPRPLDELVQRLGIDTFSGTNVRRLSGGQKQRLALAAALIGNPEVLFLDEPSAGLDPQSRQLVFDLIGELRDSGMGIVLTTHLMDDAQRLADYVYIIDAGRNVAEGTVAQLLQHRMPETPHKDHIRTLHFEALPGLDFTGVLPAEVEVRETRSGSYTATGALTPEDLAALAAWWAQHGIMPGSLSMEARSLEDVFLDISGREIR, encoded by the coding sequence GTGCGATCCCCCAAATCCCCCGTCCTGACCATCGACGGGCTCATCAAGGACGTCGGTCCGCTCCCCGCCCTCGATGGCAAGATGCTCAGGGTGGTGAGCGACGTCTCACTCGTCGCCGGCCGCGGTGAAGTCACGGCGCTGCTTGGAGCCAACGGTGCCGGCAAGACTACCACCATCGAATGCGCGCAGGGGCTGCAGAAGCGGACGGGCGGATCCATTACGCTGCTCGGTGCCGACCCCGGCACTGCCAGCGCGGAACTGCGCGCCCGCGTCGGCGTCATGCTCCAGGACGGCGGCCTCCCGCCGTCGGCCCGTCCCATTCCCCTGCTCCGGCACATTGCCGGCATGTACCGCAATCCCAGGCCCCTGGACGAACTGGTGCAGCGGCTGGGCATCGACACTTTCAGCGGGACCAACGTCCGCCGGCTGTCCGGCGGGCAGAAGCAGCGGCTGGCCCTCGCCGCTGCGCTGATCGGCAATCCGGAGGTCCTGTTCCTGGATGAGCCGAGCGCCGGGCTGGACCCGCAGTCCCGGCAGTTGGTGTTCGACCTGATCGGGGAACTCCGGGACAGCGGCATGGGGATCGTGCTCACCACCCACCTCATGGATGACGCGCAGCGGCTGGCCGACTACGTGTACATCATCGACGCCGGCAGGAACGTTGCGGAGGGCACCGTTGCCCAGCTGCTGCAGCACAGGATGCCGGAAACGCCGCACAAGGACCACATCCGGACGCTGCACTTCGAAGCCCTGCCGGGACTGGATTTCACCGGCGTCCTGCCTGCCGAGGTCGAGGTCCGCGAGACGCGTTCCGGCAGCTACACCGCCACGGGCGCGCTGACCCCGGAGGACCTTGCCGCGCTGGCCGCATGGTGGGCGCAGCACGGCATCATGCCGGGCTCCCTGAGCATGGAGGCCCGGAGCCTCGAAGATGTATTCCTTGACATTTCCGGAAGGGAAATCCGATGA
- a CDS encoding ABC transporter permease yields MTTATGSTPAPLLRRILLQGKYEAATMLRNGEQLILAVVLPLLALVGLTVTPLLDGIGDSRINVAVPGILALCAMSTAFTGQGIATGFDRRYGVLRFLSTTPLGRTGLIAGKILAVLAVLVIQVVIVAAVAFPLGWRPDPLGVVLGLGLLVLGAAAFTALGLLVAGTVRPEATLAITNLLWILLGALGGIVIPMQRLPALAQSTVHLLPSGALGEGLRDAFLHGAVNGNAVLVLLMWTVLAGAAAIRWFKWN; encoded by the coding sequence ATGACGACAGCCACGGGCAGCACCCCCGCTCCCCTGCTCCGCCGGATCCTGCTGCAGGGCAAATACGAGGCAGCGACCATGCTCCGGAACGGCGAGCAGCTCATCCTGGCCGTTGTCCTGCCGCTCCTTGCCCTGGTCGGGCTGACGGTTACTCCGCTGCTGGACGGCATCGGGGACAGCCGGATCAACGTTGCCGTTCCGGGCATCCTCGCGCTCTGCGCCATGTCCACGGCGTTCACGGGCCAGGGCATCGCGACGGGCTTTGACCGGCGGTACGGCGTGCTGCGGTTCCTGTCCACGACGCCGCTGGGCCGGACCGGCCTCATCGCCGGAAAGATCCTGGCGGTGCTGGCTGTCCTGGTAATCCAGGTGGTCATCGTCGCCGCCGTCGCCTTCCCGCTCGGCTGGCGGCCGGATCCGCTGGGCGTGGTTCTCGGCCTGGGCCTGCTTGTCCTGGGCGCGGCGGCGTTCACGGCCCTGGGCCTGCTGGTGGCCGGCACCGTCCGGCCCGAGGCCACACTGGCCATCACCAACCTGCTATGGATCCTGCTGGGTGCCCTCGGCGGCATCGTGATCCCCATGCAGCGGCTGCCGGCACTCGCCCAGAGCACTGTCCACCTGCTGCCGTCCGGGGCCCTTGGTGAAGGGTTGCGGGACGCGTTCCTGCACGGCGCCGTGAACGGCAATGCTGTCCTTGTCCTGCTGATGTGGACGGTCCTCGCCGGCGCAGCAGCCATCCGCTGGTTCAAATGGAATTGA
- a CDS encoding COX15/CtaA family protein, with product MSTASRLPQFVGRLASKLPVTVDSTVRRLAVLSLIGQTVLVVTGGAVRLTASGLGCPTWPRCTNESLVNTPEMGIHGFIEFGNRLLTFALAAVAALMLVYLWNLRKERKDLFLLALGLLASIPAQAIIGGITVLTQLNPWVVGLHFLVSMALVVFATLLVNRAYGRTGRFRTHSLAALPGTLRPVMTAVALFSAVAVMLGVVVTGAGPHAGDADAPRNNLDWDLFSHIHAVPAYLVTAGTLVAVYFVFRRGIAGIFRTAVLMLLGVTVLQAAIGFTQYYNGIPALLVGAHMLGAALLMSAATNAADIARSSPVS from the coding sequence GTGAGCACGGCTTCACGCCTCCCCCAGTTCGTCGGCCGCCTGGCATCCAAGCTGCCCGTCACCGTCGATTCGACAGTCCGCCGCCTCGCTGTGCTGTCCCTCATCGGGCAGACGGTCCTGGTGGTGACCGGCGGCGCTGTCCGGCTGACCGCCTCCGGTCTGGGCTGCCCGACGTGGCCCCGCTGCACGAACGAGTCCCTCGTGAACACCCCGGAAATGGGCATCCACGGGTTCATCGAGTTCGGCAACCGCCTGCTGACGTTCGCCCTCGCCGCCGTCGCCGCACTCATGCTCGTGTACCTGTGGAACCTGCGCAAGGAGCGCAAGGACCTCTTCCTGCTGGCGCTGGGCCTGCTGGCGAGTATCCCGGCGCAGGCCATCATTGGCGGCATCACCGTGCTGACGCAGCTGAACCCGTGGGTGGTGGGCCTGCATTTCCTGGTCTCGATGGCCCTGGTGGTCTTCGCCACGCTGCTGGTCAACCGGGCCTACGGGAGGACAGGCAGGTTCCGGACCCACTCCCTGGCCGCGCTGCCGGGCACCCTGCGCCCGGTGATGACCGCCGTCGCGCTTTTCTCCGCCGTGGCCGTGATGCTGGGCGTCGTGGTGACCGGAGCCGGACCGCACGCCGGCGATGCCGACGCGCCGCGCAACAACCTCGACTGGGACCTCTTCTCGCACATCCATGCCGTGCCCGCGTACCTCGTCACTGCCGGCACGCTGGTCGCCGTGTACTTCGTGTTCCGGCGCGGAATTGCGGGGATCTTCCGGACGGCTGTGCTGATGCTCCTCGGCGTCACCGTGCTCCAGGCCGCCATCGGCTTCACGCAGTACTACAACGGCATTCCGGCGCTCCTCGTCGGGGCGCACATGCTGGGCGCGGCCCTGCTGATGAGTGCGGCAACCAACGCAGCCGACATCGCCCGCTCCAGCCCCGTCAGCTAG
- a CDS encoding heme o synthase, with amino-acid sequence MSTTDTPLTSSRVHGRAGLARKAKAYLALTKPRVIELLLVSTLPTMIYAQRGFPSLGLIMATLVGGAFAAGSAGAFNCYIDRDIDKLMHRTENRPLVTGEVTPREALVFAWLLGAAAIAILWFGANPLSAWLGLGAIVFYVVIYTMILKRRTAQNIVWGGAAGCFPVLIAWSAVTNTVEWPALVLFMVIFLWTPPHYWPLSMRYGEDYRNANVPMLGAIAGARVVSVQVVLYAWAMVACSLLMIPAGSAGWVYTSVAVLAGAWFLYESHALYNRAQGGDLSDKGAMKVFHGSISYLTLLFIALAVDPFVGTPIMG; translated from the coding sequence GTGAGCACAACAGATACGCCGCTGACCTCTTCCCGGGTCCACGGAAGAGCCGGACTAGCCCGCAAGGCGAAGGCGTACCTTGCACTCACCAAGCCCAGGGTCATCGAACTCCTGCTGGTCAGCACCCTGCCCACCATGATCTACGCGCAGCGCGGCTTCCCGTCCCTGGGGCTCATCATGGCAACCCTTGTCGGTGGCGCCTTTGCCGCCGGCAGCGCCGGTGCATTCAACTGCTACATCGACCGTGACATCGACAAGCTGATGCACCGTACGGAGAACCGCCCCCTCGTTACCGGTGAGGTGACGCCACGCGAGGCGCTGGTGTTTGCGTGGCTGCTGGGCGCGGCGGCCATAGCCATCCTATGGTTCGGCGCCAACCCGCTCTCCGCATGGCTTGGACTCGGTGCCATCGTCTTCTACGTCGTCATCTACACGATGATCCTCAAGCGGCGCACTGCCCAGAACATCGTCTGGGGCGGCGCTGCGGGCTGCTTCCCAGTGCTGATTGCGTGGTCCGCCGTCACCAACACTGTCGAGTGGCCGGCCCTCGTGCTGTTCATGGTGATCTTCCTGTGGACCCCGCCGCACTACTGGCCGCTGTCCATGCGCTACGGCGAGGACTACCGCAACGCCAACGTGCCGATGCTCGGTGCCATCGCCGGCGCCAGGGTCGTTTCCGTGCAGGTGGTTCTGTACGCCTGGGCCATGGTCGCGTGCTCGTTGCTGATGATCCCCGCGGGCAGCGCGGGCTGGGTCTACACCTCGGTGGCCGTGCTGGCCGGCGCCTGGTTCCTCTACGAGTCCCACGCCCTGTACAACCGGGCGCAGGGCGGCGACCTTTCGGACAAGGGCGCGATGAAGGTCTTCCACGGCTCCATCAGCTACCTGACGCTGCTCTTCATCGCGCTGGCCGTCGACCCGTTCGTCGGCACGCCGATCATGGGCTAA
- the tkt gene encoding transketolase — MTEQELTWTDLDKRAVDTVRVLAADAVEKVGNGHPGTAMSLAPAAYLLFQKLMRHDPKNPDWIGRDRFILSPGHSSLTLYIQLFLSGYGLELKDLEALRTWGSLTPGHPEYKHTAGVEITTGPLGQGLASSVGFAYSQRRQRGLFDADAPAGESPFDHTIWVIASDGDLQEGVTSEASSLAGHQELGNLVVIYDENHISIEDDTDIAFTEDVLKRYESYGWHTQRVDWTKTGDYVEDIQELYSALLAAKAETSKPSIISLRTIIGYPAPKKQNTGKIHGSALGSEEVAALKNVLGFDPEKSFEVDQEVLAHARQVVDRGAHARKEWEESFSAWQSANAEAAALLERIETRQLPAELDGALPVFPAGKDVSTRAASGKVLNAIGPVMPELWGGSADLAESNNTTIEGSPSFIPASRSTEAWKGNPYGRVLHFGIREHAAASIVNGISLHGKTRAFSGTFLIFSDYQRPAIRLSALMGVPSLYVWTHDSIGLGEDGPTHQPVEQLASLRAIPGLDVVRPGDANEVAVAWKTMLENHENPAGIVLTRQNIPTYERGEGAAEGDTFASTAGVAKGGYVLAEASKDGKSVDPQVILIGTGSEVQLAVQAREALQAEGIAARVVSMPCVEWFNKQDAAYREAVLPAAIKARVSVEAGLSQGWREFVGDAGRSISLEHYGASADYKRLFQEFGITAEAVTAAAKESLAGLQS; from the coding sequence TTGACAGAGCAGGAACTGACCTGGACCGACCTCGACAAGCGCGCCGTTGACACTGTGCGTGTCCTGGCCGCCGACGCCGTGGAAAAGGTGGGCAACGGCCACCCCGGCACCGCGATGAGCCTGGCTCCCGCCGCATACCTTCTCTTCCAGAAGCTCATGCGCCATGACCCGAAGAACCCGGACTGGATCGGCCGTGACCGCTTCATCCTGTCCCCGGGCCACTCCTCGCTGACCCTGTACATCCAGCTGTTCCTCTCCGGCTACGGCCTGGAACTGAAGGATCTCGAAGCACTGCGCACCTGGGGCTCCTTGACCCCGGGCCACCCCGAGTACAAGCACACCGCCGGTGTTGAAATCACCACCGGCCCGCTGGGCCAGGGCCTGGCCTCCTCGGTCGGCTTCGCCTACTCCCAGCGCCGCCAGCGCGGCCTGTTCGACGCCGATGCTCCCGCCGGCGAGAGCCCGTTCGACCACACCATCTGGGTCATCGCCTCCGACGGCGACCTCCAGGAAGGCGTCACCTCCGAGGCTTCCTCCCTCGCCGGGCACCAGGAACTGGGCAACCTCGTGGTCATCTACGACGAGAACCACATCTCCATCGAGGACGACACAGACATCGCCTTCACCGAAGACGTCCTGAAGCGCTACGAGTCCTACGGCTGGCATACCCAGCGCGTTGACTGGACCAAGACCGGCGACTACGTCGAAGACATCCAGGAGCTCTACTCCGCACTGCTGGCGGCCAAGGCGGAGACCTCCAAGCCGTCCATCATCTCCCTGCGCACGATCATCGGCTACCCGGCCCCCAAGAAGCAGAACACCGGCAAGATCCACGGCTCCGCCCTCGGATCCGAAGAAGTGGCAGCACTGAAGAACGTCCTGGGCTTCGACCCGGAGAAGTCCTTCGAGGTTGACCAGGAAGTCCTGGCCCACGCCCGCCAGGTGGTGGACCGCGGTGCCCACGCCCGCAAGGAATGGGAAGAGTCCTTCTCCGCCTGGCAGTCCGCCAACGCGGAAGCTGCCGCCCTGCTGGAGCGCATTGAAACCCGCCAGCTGCCCGCCGAGCTCGACGGCGCCCTCCCCGTTTTCCCGGCCGGCAAGGACGTTTCCACCCGTGCCGCCTCCGGCAAGGTCCTGAACGCGATCGGCCCGGTCATGCCGGAACTCTGGGGCGGTTCCGCTGACCTCGCCGAGTCCAACAACACCACGATCGAGGGCTCGCCGTCGTTCATCCCGGCATCCCGCTCCACGGAAGCGTGGAAGGGCAACCCCTACGGCCGCGTCCTGCACTTCGGTATCCGCGAGCACGCTGCCGCGTCGATCGTGAACGGCATCAGCCTGCACGGCAAGACCCGCGCGTTCTCCGGCACGTTCCTGATCTTCAGCGACTACCAGCGTCCCGCCATCCGCCTCTCTGCCCTCATGGGCGTGCCGTCCCTGTACGTCTGGACGCACGACTCCATCGGCCTCGGCGAAGACGGCCCCACCCACCAGCCGGTGGAACAGCTCGCCTCGCTGCGTGCCATCCCCGGCCTTGACGTCGTCCGCCCGGGTGACGCCAACGAGGTGGCCGTAGCGTGGAAGACCATGCTCGAGAACCACGAGAACCCGGCCGGCATCGTCCTCACCCGCCAGAACATCCCCACCTACGAGCGTGGCGAGGGTGCAGCCGAAGGTGACACCTTCGCGTCGACCGCCGGCGTCGCCAAGGGCGGCTACGTGCTGGCCGAGGCATCCAAGGACGGCAAGAGCGTCGACCCGCAGGTCATCCTGATCGGCACCGGTTCCGAAGTCCAGCTCGCCGTCCAAGCCCGCGAGGCACTGCAGGCCGAAGGCATCGCGGCCCGCGTGGTCTCCATGCCGTGCGTCGAGTGGTTCAACAAGCAGGACGCCGCCTACCGCGAGGCTGTCCTGCCCGCAGCCATCAAGGCCCGCGTTTCCGTTGAGGCTGGCCTGTCGCAGGGCTGGCGCGAGTTCGTCGGCGACGCCGGCCGCTCCATCAGCCTCGAGCACTACGGCGCATCCGCCGACTACAAGCGTCTGTTCCAGGAATTTGGCATCACGGCAGAAGCAGTTACCGCCGCCGCCAAGGAATCCCTCGCCGGACTCCAGTCCTGA
- the tal gene encoding transaldolase, producing MTSTPTQQLSDAGVSIWLDDLSRGRLKTGTLQKLIEEKNVVGVTTNPSIFHAAITTGHDYDAVIAKEAAAGASIEDTIFEITTTDVADACDLFAPIAAATNGVDGRVSIEVDPRLAWDTAGTIAEAKHLYKKVNRDNVLIKIPATLEGLEAITATLAEGISVNVTLIFSLERYRAVINAFQSGLEQAKENGHDLSKIHSVASFFVSRVDTEIDKRLDKIGTDEAKALKGKAGVANARLAYQVYEELFSTERWAVLAKAGARPQRPLWASTGVKDPAYPDTLYVTELVAPGVVNTMPEKTLDATFDHGVVTGDTVTGGYDEANATLNALDALGVSYNEVVALLESEGLDKFVASWKELLADVEGALATARKAS from the coding sequence ATGACTAGCACTCCCACCCAGCAGCTCTCCGACGCCGGTGTTTCCATCTGGCTCGATGACCTCTCCCGCGGCCGCCTGAAGACCGGCACGCTGCAGAAGCTGATCGAAGAAAAGAACGTTGTTGGTGTCACCACCAACCCGTCCATCTTCCACGCGGCCATCACCACCGGCCACGACTACGACGCCGTCATCGCCAAGGAGGCCGCCGCCGGCGCCTCCATCGAAGACACCATCTTCGAAATCACGACGACGGACGTCGCCGACGCCTGCGACCTCTTCGCTCCGATCGCCGCCGCCACCAACGGCGTCGACGGCCGCGTCTCCATCGAGGTGGATCCCCGCCTGGCCTGGGACACCGCCGGCACGATCGCCGAAGCGAAGCACCTGTACAAGAAGGTCAACCGCGACAACGTCCTGATCAAGATCCCGGCCACCCTTGAGGGCCTGGAAGCGATCACGGCTACCCTGGCCGAGGGCATCAGCGTCAACGTGACCCTGATCTTCTCGCTGGAGCGCTACCGGGCTGTCATCAACGCCTTCCAGTCCGGCCTGGAGCAGGCCAAGGAAAACGGCCACGACCTGTCCAAGATCCACTCCGTTGCCTCGTTCTTCGTCTCCCGAGTGGACACCGAAATCGACAAGCGCCTGGACAAGATCGGCACGGACGAAGCCAAGGCCCTCAAGGGCAAGGCCGGCGTGGCCAACGCCCGCCTGGCCTACCAGGTCTACGAGGAACTTTTCTCCACCGAACGCTGGGCAGTCCTCGCCAAAGCCGGCGCCCGTCCCCAGCGCCCGCTGTGGGCCTCCACCGGCGTGAAGGACCCGGCCTACCCGGACACCCTCTACGTCACCGAGCTCGTCGCCCCCGGCGTCGTGAACACCATGCCGGAGAAGACCCTGGACGCCACGTTCGACCACGGCGTGGTCACCGGCGACACCGTCACCGGCGGTTACGATGAAGCCAACGCCACCCTTAACGCCCTTGATGCCCTCGGTGTCTCCTACAACGAGGTCGTCGCCCTCCTGGAATCCGAAGGCCTCGACAAGTTTGTTGCCAGCTGGAAGGAACTGCTGGCTGACGTTGAAGGCGCTCTCGCCACTGCACGGAAGGCTTCCTAG